The following are encoded together in the Poseidonibacter lekithochrous genome:
- a CDS encoding response regulator transcription factor, translating into MLEEKYRNSKILCIEDEDLIRENQVYYLKRLFTTVYEASTVKEALEIIENKKPDIVISDIEINDMNGLDMIRTIRKKDKKTKFIVLSAYSTKEYLFDAIDLGLVKYLIKPIDHETFYPILLECAKEIYEEKSELITFCENFKFDILNSQLIYEDKTIILTKYEADFLHLLYKNKPNVVRYDQIQDEVWIDNIMTDSSLRTLVRSLRKKLPINIVKNLSKTGYKFNIEE; encoded by the coding sequence ATGTTAGAAGAAAAATATAGAAATAGTAAAATCCTTTGCATTGAAGATGAAGATTTAATTAGAGAAAATCAAGTCTATTATTTAAAAAGATTATTTACAACGGTTTATGAAGCAAGCACTGTAAAAGAAGCTTTAGAGATCATTGAAAATAAAAAACCAGATATTGTTATAAGTGATATTGAAATTAATGATATGAATGGTTTAGATATGATTAGAACTATTAGGAAAAAAGATAAAAAAACTAAGTTTATAGTTTTAAGTGCTTATTCTACTAAAGAGTATCTTTTTGATGCAATTGATTTAGGCTTAGTAAAATATTTAATAAAACCAATTGACCATGAAACTTTTTATCCTATATTACTTGAGTGTGCAAAAGAGATATATGAAGAGAAAAGTGAATTAATTACTTTTTGTGAGAATTTCAAGTTTGATATATTAAATAGTCAATTAATATATGAAGATAAAACAATAATACTTACTAAGTATGAAGCAGACTTTTTACACTTATTATATAAAAATAAACCGAATGTAGTAAGGTATGATCAAATTCAAGATGAGGTATGGATAGACAATATTATGACTGATAGTTCTTTACGAACATTAGTTAGAAGTCTTAGAAAAAAACTTCCAATTAATATTGTAAAAAATCTATCAAAAACAGGTTATAAGTTTAATATCGAAGAGTAG
- the feoB gene encoding ferrous iron transport protein B — protein sequence MNNIQVALVGQPNCGKSTIFNMLTNIKQHIANYPGVTIDKKSGSFNYKESKIEVIDLPGTYSFSSYSVEEKITRDYILNKDTDIIINTVDASNLRRNLYLTMQLLDMHKPMIIAFNMIDVAKQNGLEFDLKKLQKLTNAKIIETVASKKQGLDEIKESIVEVKKSQLSHISNALHYKELQKYIDLIKELIDNKSLTLSKHYISVKLFENDAQIIEYLKQNSNNAKQILDYLEKLKEEFKEKFNISCEQYIVKTRYEKADEFLKACSINTKKNERTFSDKIDSIVLNKYLALPILASIIFTLYQLSIVYGYELTTITWPILSWLKTTVVSFFPQENIDSIPYITQFAIWMMNSVNALLNYLPIFFILFFLLAILEDVGYMPRMAFILDRLFVKFGLHGESTLPLVLSGIFAGGCAVPGVMATKGMNDKKAQMATMLTIPLMNCLAKIPFFTLILAAFFQADMALMMFLISTVTIFVALSVSKVLTLTVLKAHETTPFIMELPSYHIPTLRGIFIKVFDKIWLYLKKIVTIVAAVAVVLFVLIQFPGISKEKKEELDNKSKNMQSIFYKKIQTNKYYSHLDEKDELKAFINFYNTYRSKRMNTTSKEKAKEIDSKYKDINPYFFLFTKPKRDKEAKKINRAFKKLLKTRKALFRETKDEKVENSALGSMGKFFVPLTQYAGFDWKINVAFLSSFAARESSVATIGALYESNKEDPRSSSIASSSSYTPLGAVAIIIFMALTPPCIATMIMIKVQTNSYKWMFFALSYPMVLGLLSAIFIFQVGSFLNLSGVEAMVYFYIFVLSITMLLSLIPNYKKENYV from the coding sequence ATGAATAATATACAAGTAGCTCTTGTAGGTCAGCCAAACTGTGGTAAATCTACAATATTTAATATGCTAACTAATATAAAACAACATATTGCAAATTATCCAGGTGTTACTATTGATAAAAAAAGTGGTTCTTTTAATTACAAGGAATCAAAAATTGAAGTTATTGATCTTCCAGGAACATACTCTTTTTCATCATACTCAGTGGAAGAGAAAATCACAAGAGATTATATATTAAATAAAGATACAGATATTATAATTAATACTGTTGATGCTTCTAATTTAAGAAGAAATCTATATCTTACAATGCAACTTTTAGATATGCATAAACCAATGATAATTGCATTTAATATGATTGATGTTGCAAAACAAAATGGTTTAGAATTTGACTTAAAAAAATTACAAAAACTAACAAATGCAAAAATTATTGAAACAGTTGCATCTAAAAAACAAGGTTTAGATGAAATAAAAGAATCAATTGTAGAAGTTAAAAAAAGTCAACTTTCACATATATCAAATGCTCTACATTATAAAGAATTACAAAAATATATTGATTTAATAAAAGAATTAATTGATAATAAGAGTTTAACTTTATCAAAACACTATATAAGTGTAAAACTTTTTGAAAATGATGCTCAAATAATAGAATATCTTAAACAAAACTCTAACAATGCAAAACAAATTTTAGATTATTTAGAGAAATTAAAAGAAGAGTTCAAAGAAAAATTCAATATTTCATGTGAACAGTATATTGTAAAAACAAGATATGAAAAAGCTGATGAATTTCTAAAAGCATGTAGCATAAATACTAAAAAAAATGAAAGAACTTTTAGTGATAAAATTGATTCAATTGTTTTAAATAAATACTTAGCCCTTCCAATACTAGCTTCAATTATTTTTACTTTATACCAATTATCAATTGTTTATGGATATGAACTTACAACTATTACATGGCCAATACTGTCTTGGCTAAAAACTACTGTTGTTTCATTTTTCCCACAAGAGAATATTGATTCTATTCCCTATATAACCCAGTTTGCTATTTGGATGATGAATAGTGTAAATGCCTTACTAAACTATCTTCCTATATTTTTTATATTGTTCTTTTTATTAGCAATACTTGAAGATGTAGGTTATATGCCAAGAATGGCCTTTATTTTAGATAGATTATTTGTCAAGTTTGGACTTCATGGAGAATCAACTCTACCTTTAGTATTAAGTGGTATTTTTGCAGGAGGTTGCGCAGTTCCTGGAGTTATGGCGACAAAAGGAATGAATGATAAAAAAGCCCAAATGGCTACTATGCTTACAATTCCACTTATGAATTGTCTTGCTAAAATTCCATTCTTTACATTAATTTTAGCCGCTTTTTTCCAAGCAGATATGGCATTAATGATGTTTTTAATATCTACTGTTACTATTTTTGTAGCACTCTCTGTCTCAAAGGTATTAACTCTTACCGTACTTAAAGCACACGAAACAACTCCTTTTATTATGGAATTGCCTTCATATCATATTCCAACTCTTCGAGGTATTTTTATCAAAGTATTTGATAAGATTTGGTTATACCTAAAAAAGATTGTAACTATTGTAGCAGCTGTTGCTGTAGTCTTATTTGTCTTAATTCAGTTTCCGGGAATCTCAAAAGAGAAAAAAGAAGAATTAGATAATAAATCAAAAAATATGCAAAGTATTTTTTATAAAAAAATACAAACAAATAAATACTATTCACACTTAGATGAAAAAGACGAATTAAAAGCTTTTATTAATTTCTATAATACATACAGAAGTAAACGTATGAATACAACAAGTAAAGAAAAAGCAAAAGAAATTGATTCTAAATATAAAGATATAAATCCTTATTTCTTTTTATTCACAAAACCAAAAAGAGACAAAGAAGCCAAAAAGATAAATAGAGCTTTTAAGAAATTACTAAAAACTAGAAAAGCATTATTTAGAGAGACAAAAGATGAAAAAGTTGAAAACTCTGCTTTAGGTTCTATGGGTAAATTTTTCGTACCCCTAACTCAATATGCAGGTTTTGATTGGAAAATCAATGTTGCATTTTTAAGTTCATTTGCCGCAAGGGAGAGTTCTGTAGCAACTATTGGAGCTTTATATGAAAGTAATAAAGAAGATCCAAGAAGTAGCTCAATTGCAAGTTCAAGCTCATATACACCACTTGGTGCAGTTGCAATTATCATTTTCATGGCATTAACGCCTCCATGTATTGCAACAATGATTATGATAAAGGTACAAACAAACTCTTATAAATGGATGTTTTTTGCTTTATCTTATCCTATGGTTTTAGGTTTATTGTCTGCAATATTTATCTTTCAAGTTGGTTCATTTTTGAATCTTTCAGGGGTAGAAGCAATGGTTTATTTCTACATTTTTGTATTAAGTATTACCATGCTTTTATCTTTAATCCCAAATTACAAAAAGGAAAATTATGTTTAA
- a CDS encoding ExbD/TolR family protein, translating into MRRFSQKAHKEETEINLTPMLDVVFIMLIFFIVTTSFVKEAGIEVNRPSAKSAEQKSKANILIAIRNNNEIWIDKRMVDVRSVRANIERLKASNSQSSVVIQSDTEAKTGTLVQVMDQIRLAGIFNISISTLRDN; encoded by the coding sequence ATGAGAAGATTTTCACAAAAAGCTCACAAAGAAGAGACAGAAATCAACCTAACACCAATGCTTGATGTAGTTTTTATTATGCTAATTTTCTTCATTGTTACAACATCATTTGTAAAAGAAGCAGGTATTGAAGTAAATAGACCAAGCGCAAAATCAGCAGAACAAAAAAGTAAAGCAAATATTCTTATTGCAATTAGAAACAATAATGAAATATGGATTGATAAAAGAATGGTAGATGTAAGATCTGTAAGAGCCAATATAGAAAGACTAAAAGCTTCTAATTCTCAAAGTTCAGTAGTTATTCAATCAGATACAGAAGCTAAGACTGGTACTTTAGTTCAAGTAATGGATCAGATTAGATTAGCAGGGATTTTTAATATCTCTATTTCAACATTAAGAGATAATTAG
- a CDS encoding PepSY-associated TM helix domain-containing protein → MSTNDSKLFKQRLQRIHVSTGITFSLLMYIAVFFGVFAIMLPYIQVWEKPSRHFQAADITKINYSAMIDPVISDPDYPRNNIIITLPGFRNDPTLKISHRFMEPSVFDPRSELKLDHEGERSKLAKFLNGMHYGRPLENIGYTIFGFMAVAVMFLIIGGLILVNTLKYKNKGKNQQSKFSKYHRKIFTWVFPPFIIITLTGALMCIGYTGSGPMTYIASKGETHVIQKITNPILLPKDVEIQKKNDTVKMLPISELIKKAQEINPDVTLEKLILINWKDSSARVKLEGYNPYYPFLNGIYNSPTLTLNAVNGNIISNVKVMDRHWNVLVSDATYFLHLLFGVDIFTRLFIALIMLSSCFAIGAGVMLWLEKKAKKYEGKIPFYHWMGKLSLTIMIGVIPATALLFNLQWLLPMNLEDRVIWQQGAFFNMWLLTLLWSFYRINSYQAAKEFLFLGGVLFLSAPVIHGVVMKLTPLDLYQGNMNIILNVDIALFIFACLLLFVSFKLPKNREEAKLFWNKKTTKAQL, encoded by the coding sequence ATGTCTACAAACGATTCAAAACTTTTTAAACAACGATTACAAAGAATTCATGTATCTACTGGAATTACTTTTTCACTTTTAATGTATATTGCAGTATTTTTCGGTGTCTTTGCAATTATGCTTCCATATATTCAAGTATGGGAAAAACCATCAAGACACTTTCAAGCTGCTGATATTACTAAAATAAATTATTCTGCAATGATTGATCCAGTTATATCAGATCCAGATTATCCAAGAAATAATATTATTATTACTCTTCCTGGATTTAGAAATGATCCCACATTAAAAATCTCTCATAGATTTATGGAACCAAGTGTATTTGATCCAAGAAGTGAGCTAAAACTTGACCATGAAGGGGAGAGATCAAAACTTGCTAAATTTTTAAATGGAATGCATTATGGTAGACCACTAGAAAATATTGGTTATACAATATTTGGTTTTATGGCTGTTGCTGTTATGTTTTTAATTATTGGGGGATTAATTTTAGTTAATACTCTAAAATATAAAAACAAAGGTAAAAATCAACAAAGTAAATTTTCTAAATATCATAGAAAGATATTCACATGGGTTTTCCCTCCTTTTATAATAATCACATTAACAGGAGCTTTAATGTGTATAGGTTATACAGGTTCAGGACCTATGACCTATATAGCAAGTAAGGGTGAAACACATGTGATTCAAAAGATTACAAATCCAATTTTACTTCCAAAAGATGTAGAGATTCAAAAGAAAAATGACACAGTAAAAATGCTTCCTATTAGTGAGCTAATAAAAAAAGCACAAGAGATAAATCCAGATGTTACTCTTGAAAAACTAATACTTATTAACTGGAAAGATTCAAGTGCTAGGGTTAAACTAGAAGGATATAATCCTTATTATCCATTTTTAAACGGTATTTATAATAGCCCTACTCTTACTTTAAATGCAGTAAATGGAAATATCATATCTAATGTAAAAGTTATGGATAGACACTGGAATGTATTAGTTTCTGATGCCACTTATTTTTTACATCTTTTATTTGGAGTAGATATATTTACTAGATTATTTATAGCCCTAATTATGCTTTCTTCTTGTTTTGCAATAGGAGCTGGCGTAATGTTATGGTTAGAAAAAAAGGCAAAAAAATACGAAGGAAAAATTCCCTTTTATCACTGGATGGGAAAACTCTCACTTACTATTATGATAGGTGTAATTCCAGCAACTGCTTTATTATTCAATTTACAATGGCTATTGCCAATGAATTTAGAAGATAGAGTTATTTGGCAACAAGGTGCATTTTTTAATATGTGGCTTCTTACTTTACTTTGGTCTTTTTATAGAATTAACTCTTATCAAGCAGCAAAAGAGTTTTTATTTTTAGGGGGTGTGTTATTTTTATCTGCTCCAGTTATACATGGAGTTGTAATGAAACTAACTCCCCTAGACTTATACCAAGGGAACATGAATATCATACTAAATGTTGATATTGCTTTATTTATTTTTGCTTGTTTACTACTTTTTGTTTCTTTTAAACTACCAAAAAATAGAGAAGAAGCAAAACTATTTTGGAATAAAAAAACTACAAAGGCTCAATTATGA
- a CDS encoding FeoB-associated Cys-rich membrane protein, whose amino-acid sequence MNTEELIFTLIIFALAVFYIYKSLFKKNSCGGSCGCGSNNKNNKKI is encoded by the coding sequence ATGAATACTGAAGAATTAATCTTTACACTTATTATTTTTGCACTTGCAGTATTTTATATCTATAAATCTTTATTTAAAAAGAATTCTTGTGGTGGTTCATGCGGATGTGGTTCTAATAATAAGAACAATAAAAAAATATAA
- a CDS encoding energy transducer TonB has translation MRLFFALLVSVGICIGLFFGMHLMTSSNASNITESSKNRPLVYLREKNDSNIERKKRVKPKEPVKKPPVKKIKIVKTNLTPKVNQNVKIKPFKALAKNIDISAISSLSGAQVEMGGLLDANSLRALKKVNPKYPRRAKMKKQAGSVQLAFDIDKEGLVSNVKILDSNPKGVFEKSSIRAIKKWKFKPNEFERTASITFNFRLAR, from the coding sequence ATGAGACTATTTTTTGCATTATTAGTATCAGTTGGTATTTGTATAGGATTATTTTTTGGTATGCACTTAATGACTAGTAGTAATGCTAGTAATATTACTGAATCGAGTAAGAATAGACCTTTAGTATATTTACGAGAAAAAAATGATTCAAATATTGAAAGAAAAAAAAGAGTTAAACCAAAAGAACCAGTGAAAAAACCACCAGTGAAAAAGATTAAAATAGTTAAAACTAATTTAACTCCAAAAGTGAATCAAAATGTAAAAATCAAACCCTTTAAAGCATTGGCAAAAAATATTGATATTTCTGCAATTTCATCACTAAGTGGAGCACAGGTTGAAATGGGTGGATTATTAGATGCAAACTCTTTAAGAGCCCTAAAAAAAGTTAATCCTAAATACCCAAGACGTGCAAAAATGAAGAAGCAAGCAGGTTCTGTTCAATTGGCATTTGATATTGATAAAGAAGGTTTAGTTTCAAATGTAAAAATATTAGATTCTAATCCAAAAGGCGTATTTGAAAAAAGCTCAATAAGAGCTATAAAGAAATGGAAATTCAAACCAAATGAGTTTGAGAGAACAGCAAGTATTACATTTAATTTTAGGTTGGCAAGATGA
- a CDS encoding DUF4198 domain-containing protein, translating to MKKLLLVSILFLITTNTYAHFQMLYTPNLALEKGKYIQIRQVFTHPFEDKYTLNMGKQHDSNEFLEVEEFYVINKKKKTDLKSTLKAIQFKGNVNSGHAYESKYKARKMGDHIMILKAAPFYEENQDIYIQQIVKTIINVAAAPTNWSDDLKLEAEIVPLVKPYAIWEGSNFAGIVKAQGKAVPYANVDITYLNRDVDINNNSMGKDKIKAPNKVFITLSLKANKNGEFNFTIPKAGFWAFSAQDLNKGKTFKGKKLKQDALIWVEAKPIIEIN from the coding sequence ATGAAAAAACTACTATTAGTTTCAATTTTATTTTTAATTACAACAAATACTTATGCTCACTTTCAAATGTTATATACTCCAAATTTAGCATTAGAAAAAGGTAAATATATTCAAATAAGACAGGTATTTACTCACCCATTTGAAGATAAATATACTTTAAATATGGGAAAACAACATGACTCAAATGAGTTTTTAGAAGTAGAAGAATTTTATGTGATTAATAAAAAGAAAAAAACTGATTTAAAAAGTACTTTAAAAGCTATTCAATTTAAAGGAAATGTAAATTCAGGACATGCTTATGAGAGTAAATATAAAGCAAGAAAAATGGGTGATCACATTATGATTTTAAAAGCCGCTCCTTTTTATGAAGAGAATCAAGATATTTATATTCAACAAATTGTCAAAACAATAATCAATGTAGCAGCAGCTCCTACAAACTGGTCTGATGATTTAAAACTTGAAGCTGAGATTGTACCTTTAGTTAAACCCTACGCTATTTGGGAAGGAAGTAATTTTGCAGGTATTGTAAAAGCTCAAGGAAAAGCAGTGCCTTATGCAAATGTTGATATCACTTACTTAAATAGAGATGTAGATATTAATAATAACTCTATGGGAAAAGACAAAATTAAAGCTCCAAATAAAGTCTTCATAACTCTTTCACTAAAAGCAAACAAAAATGGAGAATTTAACTTCACTATTCCTAAAGCTGGATTTTGGGCTTTCTCTGCTCAAGATTTAAATAAAGGTAAAACTTTTAAAGGCAAAAAACTAAAACAAGATGCCCTAATTTGGGTAGAAGCAAAACCTATTATAGAAATAAACTAG
- a CDS encoding MotA/TolQ/ExbB proton channel family protein produces MIELYIDDLLAFFDKGGFVLYIVFAIAIFLWTLLIERYIYISFEYKKHKKAILEDIKNVSKNNKFKDEIKRYLVEDSNIRLKTGLDFIKTLIIVCPLVGLLGTVTGMIEVFDVMAITGSNNVKSMANGVSMATIPTMAGMVIALSGILFEKRLELSIKYHKQKLELELSKVI; encoded by the coding sequence ATGATTGAATTATATATAGATGATTTATTAGCCTTCTTTGATAAAGGAGGCTTTGTATTATACATCGTATTTGCCATTGCTATTTTTTTATGGACATTATTAATTGAGCGATATATTTATATTAGCTTTGAGTATAAAAAACATAAAAAAGCCATTTTAGAAGATATTAAAAATGTAAGTAAAAACAATAAATTTAAAGATGAGATAAAAAGATATTTAGTTGAAGACTCAAATATTAGATTAAAAACTGGTCTTGATTTTATTAAAACACTAATCATTGTTTGTCCCCTAGTAGGACTTTTAGGAACTGTTACTGGAATGATTGAAGTATTTGATGTTATGGCAATAACAGGAAGTAATAACGTTAAATCAATGGCAAATGGTGTTTCTATGGCAACTATTCCAACAATGGCAGGGATGGTTATAGCACTAAGCGGAATACTTTTTGAAAAAAGATTAGAGTTATCAATAAAGTATCACAAACAAAAACTAGAACTTGAACTATCAAAGGTAATATAA
- a CDS encoding sensor histidine kinase, whose protein sequence is MKYILLFFILLLTTINASNVDKYNNIDAFVISENGDDYKNITYEEYKKKKLKDFTIKMGINKKSLEEKVYYLTVIADMKSLVYTNAKYKIEDHMMIIKLDSSTPSDLYFKYSYEKENRAKFRFNVISSFEYKNVLPFEGILYGLAYGIIFSAFIYYLLIYFSTRRRCFLYYSIMQMFVLLSLIGFVYFSFKPYPETFPQALIDIFETSAFLFTFLFTKEILDSKKQMPFINNILNLFVFLNLADILAILVFDFSILYEYIYFYVSFLVTSIAGFVSILKGNKNATFYTLGWFVLFCFVFAYEYEFIPLSGIYTIHIAAPFESLIFSFALAFMLQDLVKKQHEQEKMLMHKSKLASMGEMINNIAHQWRQPLMHLGYINMNLEMSSEQNEFEKEFFVKKIKESNTQIKFMSKTIDDFSSFYEVEKEKQNFLVSNACNLAINIISSTLKKKKIEIELDLKSECEIKGYENEYAQVVLNFLTNSVDVLINRKIKNPKIYISIELVANKSILKVIDNAGGVKEENLNRVFESYYSTKKRGSGIGLYMSQLIIQSHFNGEIKVHNEKQGACFSIEV, encoded by the coding sequence ATGAAATATATACTTCTTTTTTTTATACTTTTACTAACAACAATAAATGCTTCCAATGTGGACAAATATAACAATATAGATGCTTTTGTAATCTCAGAAAATGGAGATGATTATAAAAACATAACATATGAAGAGTATAAAAAAAAGAAGTTAAAAGACTTTACTATTAAAATGGGAATTAATAAAAAGAGTTTAGAAGAAAAGGTCTATTATCTAACAGTAATTGCAGATATGAAGTCCTTAGTATATACTAATGCTAAATACAAAATAGAAGATCATATGATGATTATCAAATTGGATTCAAGTACTCCATCTGATTTATATTTTAAATATTCATATGAAAAAGAGAATAGAGCAAAGTTTAGATTTAATGTAATCTCTAGTTTTGAATATAAAAATGTTCTTCCTTTTGAAGGTATTCTATATGGATTAGCTTATGGAATTATCTTTTCTGCTTTTATATACTATTTACTAATATACTTTTCTACTAGAAGAAGGTGTTTTTTATATTACTCAATTATGCAAATGTTTGTTTTATTATCGTTAATAGGCTTCGTGTATTTTAGTTTTAAGCCCTATCCTGAAACTTTTCCTCAAGCTTTAATTGATATCTTTGAAACATCAGCCTTTCTTTTTACATTTCTTTTTACAAAAGAGATTTTAGATAGTAAAAAACAAATGCCATTTATAAACAATATATTAAATCTTTTTGTTTTTCTAAATTTAGCTGATATTTTAGCAATATTAGTTTTTGACTTTTCTATTCTTTATGAGTATATCTATTTTTATGTATCTTTTTTAGTAACAAGTATTGCAGGTTTTGTATCTATACTAAAAGGAAATAAGAACGCTACATTTTATACTTTAGGTTGGTTTGTACTTTTCTGTTTTGTATTTGCTTATGAGTATGAGTTTATACCTTTAAGTGGTATTTATACTATTCATATAGCAGCTCCTTTTGAGTCTTTGATTTTCAGTTTTGCCTTAGCTTTCATGTTGCAAGATTTAGTAAAAAAACAACATGAACAAGAAAAAATGCTTATGCATAAAAGTAAATTAGCTTCTATGGGAGAGATGATAAATAATATAGCTCACCAATGGAGACAACCTTTGATGCATTTAGGCTATATAAATATGAATTTAGAGATGTCTAGTGAACAAAATGAGTTTGAAAAAGAATTCTTTGTAAAAAAGATAAAAGAATCAAATACTCAAATAAAGTTTATGTCCAAAACCATTGATGACTTTAGTAGTTTTTATGAAGTAGAAAAAGAGAAACAAAACTTTTTAGTATCAAATGCCTGTAATCTAGCAATAAATATAATCTCATCAACTTTAAAAAAGAAAAAGATAGAAATAGAATTAGATCTTAAAAGTGAGTGTGAAATTAAAGGTTATGAGAATGAATATGCACAAGTTGTATTAAACTTTTTAACAAATAGTGTTGATGTTCTAATAAACAGAAAAATCAAAAACCCAAAAATATATATAAGTATTGAACTAGTAGCTAATAAATCAATATTAAAAGTTATTGATAATGCAGGAGGAGTTAAAGAAGAGAATTTAAATAGAGTCTTTGAATCATATTATAGTACTAAAAAAAGAGGTTCAGGAATAGGGCTTTACATGTCTCAACTTATAATACAATCACACTTTAATGGAGAGATAAAAGTACATAATGAAAAACAAGGTGCTTGTTTTTCAATAGAGGTATAA
- a CDS encoding FeoA family protein gives MTLDEIQTNKVAIIKEINAQGMLLQKLYDMGFIEGNKIKMIRKSPLSDPIEVEVLAYHISLRIQEAKSIKVTYE, from the coding sequence ATGACATTAGATGAAATACAAACAAATAAAGTTGCCATTATAAAAGAAATAAATGCACAAGGAATGCTACTTCAAAAACTATATGATATGGGATTTATTGAAGGTAATAAAATTAAAATGATTAGAAAATCTCCATTAAGTGATCCAATTGAAGTTGAAGTATTAGCTTATCATATAAGTTTGCGAATACAAGAAGCAAAAAGTATTAAGGTTACTTATGAATAA
- a CDS encoding tetratricopeptide repeat protein — MRKILLVCLIIASFLNAKTTISQSTYKKLQKVQTYIDKKEYTKALNILNPIINSDLNDMSKSYAYQSLANIYIAKDQYKKVSKYYENILSLKALKQEDLEKIKFSLSQIYLSQSLYSKSIKYSKELLNSKVIKKSTLIENIALAYYYAEKYKSSIPYIKQVITQKKSNESWHRMLYSSYIELKDYNEAIGTLKYLVKRYSQKEEYWMQLISIYQTTKRYKKSLATLELAYKKDVVSKKKNIMYFVNILLQNNLYNKAGLLMKDSITKHIIENNKKNFNILISCFLNAKNYKESIPKLTKSIYAKTDKYKLILGNIYFNNSDYKNAITVLKNYKFTKNTRYDGQRYTILALSSFELENKKQTIKYLKKAASNKYEKRRAKNLANDLGYKI, encoded by the coding sequence ATGAGAAAAATTCTATTAGTTTGTTTAATAATTGCAAGTTTTTTAAATGCAAAAACTACAATTTCACAAAGTACATATAAAAAACTTCAAAAAGTTCAGACATATATTGATAAAAAAGAGTATACAAAAGCATTAAATATATTAAATCCTATTATAAACTCTGATTTAAATGATATGAGTAAGTCCTATGCATATCAATCTTTAGCAAATATTTATATAGCTAAAGATCAATATAAAAAAGTGTCAAAATATTATGAAAATATACTTTCATTAAAGGCATTAAAACAAGAAGACTTAGAGAAAATAAAATTCTCTTTATCTCAAATATATTTATCACAATCTTTATATTCAAAAAGTATTAAGTATTCAAAAGAGCTATTAAATAGTAAGGTTATAAAAAAATCTACTTTAATAGAAAATATTGCATTAGCTTATTATTACGCAGAAAAATATAAAAGTTCTATCCCTTATATTAAACAAGTGATTACTCAAAAAAAGAGTAATGAATCTTGGCATAGAATGCTTTATTCATCATATATCGAACTAAAAGATTACAATGAAGCAATAGGAACATTAAAGTATTTAGTTAAAAGATATTCTCAAAAAGAAGAGTATTGGATGCAATTAATATCTATTTATCAAACTACAAAAAGATATAAAAAATCTTTAGCTACTTTGGAATTAGCATATAAAAAAGATGTGGTAAGTAAGAAAAAAAATATCATGTATTTTGTAAATATTTTACTTCAAAATAATTTATATAATAAAGCTGGTTTACTTATGAAAGATTCAATTACAAAACATATTATAGAGAATAATAAAAAGAATTTTAATATCTTAATTTCTTGTTTTCTAAATGCTAAGAACTATAAAGAATCTATACCAAAATTAACAAAATCTATTTATGCTAAAACAGATAAATATAAACTGATTTTAGGAAATATTTATTTCAATAATAGTGATTATAAAAATGCAATCACTGTTTTAAAAAACTATAAATTTACAAAGAACACAAGATATGATGGACAAAGATACACTATCTTAGCCTTAAGTTCTTTCGAGTTAGAAAATAAAAAACAAACTATCAAATATCTAAAAAAAGCTGCTTCTAATAAATATGAAAAAAGAAGAGCAAAAAACTTAGCAAATGATTTAGGTTATAAAATCTAA